The stretch of DNA GCCCATGACTTAGTCTGCGGAGGGGTAAGGCGTAGGATTGGAGATGGTAGATCCACACTCATATGGGGGCACCCATGGCTTCCGGATAATCCAACTCCAATGGTTCAAACACCCATGCCTATTCATCTTAATGGGACATGCGTGTCTAGTTTGATTGATACAGGAACCAACTCTTGGAATATCCCCCTACTTAATGACATTTTCACTGTTGAGGACGCACTACGCATCAGTAGAATTCCTATCTCCCCAGGTTATGAGGACTCATGGTATTGGCAGGGAGACCCCAAGGGGTGCTATACGGTAAAATGTGGTTACAAGGCAGCTCTGGGGGAATATTCAGCTTCGGAGGGTGAGTTTGATCAGTGGACTACATTGTGGAAAATTAAAGTACCCCCAAATGGAAAACTTTCCTTTGGAGGGCTATTAGTGGCACTCTTCCGGTCACCACCAATTTGCTTTTAAAGAGGGTAGACATTGATCCAGCATGCCCAAAGTGTGGTGTAACTCATGAATGTACAATGCATGCATTAGTTACGTGTGTCTTTTCACAACATGTTTGGAATGATTCCAACCTACCTTTACCACCTATTGTTGGCAATGATTTTAATGAGTGGTTCTCATCTGTTCTGCATGTTTGCACTGAAGACCATATTCGTGTGATCGTGGCTGCACTCTACCACCTTTGGAAGGCACGAAACACGGCAGTGTGGGATGCTTATCTGCTGCGGCCGGCAAAAGTCCTCTCTACGGCTGTTGTTGCATTACACGCTTGGAAGGAAGTCCACGACAAGCACCAGCCAACTGCTGGGAATACACTGCCACCCCCGGCAGATCAGACGCAGACGATGGTCCCAAAATGCTACTTCGACGCTGGTTTCTGCTCCGCAACTCACAAGGCGTCCTTTGGCGCCGTCCTTATTTCACCAGCAGGGAGTTCATCGCAGCATGTGCAGGTCCATTATCGAGCTGCTTGACTCCATTAATGGCCGAGGCGTTAGCTTCGAAGGAGGCCCTCTCGTGGTTACGCGACAAGGGCATTTCGACAGTTGCGGTCTACACCGATTGTTCCCAGCTCCGGACGTATCTAACCAAGGAGGATACCATTCGCTCACATGAAGGATTTGCTATTGAGGCTACCAGGGCTTTGTTTTCTTCGTTTAATTCTTGTGTGGTTAATCTTGTTCCGAGATCAGCAAATGTCATAGCACATACTCTTGCGGCTACGGCCTATTCGCAGATTAGTACTATGTACTGGGACTCCGTCCCCCCAAACTCTATTTATGCTCTTTTTGAGTTTGGGGGGACGGAGTCCCAGTACATAGTACTAATCTTGCAAGGATGTTTTTCGAAATGTGTAGAGAGCAATGTAAGTTTTTCTATTCATAGGATGTTTGGTCGAATGGAATTATAATTCTATTCTCACTTAATTTTCACAGTAAGTAAATTCCTTTGGTTCGGTTAGGGTGAAATACAattgaaattttcttattttcatgaAATTAGAATCACATAttctttgtattttaatttcatcgattttaagaaggaaaaaacaagaactttgaaaaaaaattatttatctcTTTTTATTATAGTGTGTCTTCCTCTGCTCTCAATACAAAAAATGCACAAAATACTAGAGTGGTTGCACATTTGGGAACCGCAAGGTCCGTATTCCGTAACCCTCTTCTGGTTCTCTCGATCTCTCAATCTGAAGTGGAGCTTGCGTAATCGCCTCAGCCTTTTCAAAGGGATAATGTTGGACGCACAAGATGTATAGGTTCGTCTGTTTTTTATGTTTGCCCGTTTCTTTGATTCTTTGCGCGATTTGAGAGAGATAAGAGATTTCAACGAATCAGGGTATGTCGAATTTCTACCAATTCTAATTTTTACAGTACTCAATTTACCTGAGCTTTTAGGTATGTTGAACCTGATTAATTTTTGGCCTTGTAAGATATAACACAGTAATTATATCATTGGGCACTAACATTTTGTGCATCGTGTGTGCCAGTAGTGAGTTGTACTGAGAAGAAGCGAGTCTGTATCTTATGGCAAAACGAGCTTTGCAGCTATTCGTGAGTAGTATGTGCTATTTTCCTTTTTTCGGCAATTTGTTTCTATCTATTTGATACTGGAATGATTGATTTCGTATTTATGCCTCCCATGGATCTGATGAAACCCTAGCTCCTATGGATTCTTGATTGTTGTTTCAATAGGATTGTCATTTTACACAACAAACGATGAATTAAGGAGGTTATTTTTGCCTTTTGGTGATATTAAAGAAGGTAAATATTTGTTTTCTGCTCTTGATTATACCATTCCataaagatttgatttttttttgtttttacttgagTTGATGACTTATATAGATTAGTACTTTGAATTGATTCAGCAAGGCTTGTGATAGACCATAGAACGCAGAGGCCTAAAGGATTTGGATTTGTCACTTTTGAATCAGAAACTGATGCCCAGAATGCTTTGAAGGCGTTGAATGGCAAGGTACATTTTTCGAGTTGCATTGCTGTAATTGATTTGCCTTTGGGTAAGGCTAGGGCTTATTTTGAACTGTAAAGAAATTATCTGATTCAACATTATACTAACCAATCTCACTATGTTTTGGTCTCATGATAATTAGTAGCACTACGTATTTTTGTTGTTCCTCTGGAATTCATCATTGTCTGTTTTCTGAATGCAATtatcatggaaatcattcaatacatattaatttgaaaagagagttcTTTCCAACTTCCTTCAAAGTTGTTTGCTTCGTTTTCTCATGTAATCTGTTTACATATTGGGTTCTTCCTTTGGGTGAATTCATCCTATTAGTTTGCTCTGAACTTGGGGGAATTGCTGTTTCAACTCAGATACCTAAACCATATTGAGAGGATTATTTTTTATAAGGTGTAATTGAGTACATATTATTATCCcccttaaaaatataaaaaagctTCTGTTTTGTATTCATCCATGCAATTTTATGTCAGCTTACATAActaattatttcaaaatatcagCGTTTCATCGTGTAATGTTACATTGTTTATCTCTGGTATGTACTGCAATGCCTTATTTGTGATTTGAACATCTGCAGATAATTAATGGCAGACTAATTTGTGTTGAAGTTGCTAAGACCACTAGACCAGGGGAAAGTTAACCTACTGAATAATCTCATCTCTAATCTCTTACTGAAATAGAGAGACTTTATATTGTTGGCATGCAAAATTTATATTGTTGTTGACAATGGTACATATGGAGTGAATGGTGTGTGAGGGTTTTGAAGTTAGAGTTTTCTATACTTTGTAGATTATGATGGACTACCTACATGAACCACTTGGACTTAGTATGGATGCTTTTTAGctaatttatatattacatgaattttctttttctggTTGATGAGTTGTTTTTATCATTTCATCATGGatgatatattttgtttagATTTGAGCTCTATTGTATCGTTTCAtgaatttatttgaaaaaaataatattcattttttggACCAAGAACTTCAGTCGTGGCATCATACAaacaagcttttttttttttttgaaaacatacaAACAAGCTTATTTCTACATAaaatgaatgagaaattaagtaaattattaattaatcatcTTGTGTGGTAAGTGAACCTGTATTATCTTATTTAAAGTAAGATGCTATTTAACACAGAAAAGAGCACTAAAAAGGGCTTGAGAGTTTCACATGTAACCAGTCAAttaagcaccttgtgctcaaattttGCGACTCTCCTTAAGAAAATGTATCAGGATTGAACCCTAGTAGTGATATATTGGCTGCTTGAGCTGTAACAAATATCTATAGAACAGATAGTACATTTTaatagtcaatagtactaaaaacaaatgaagaatACATGagtaaaatacatatttatagaCGAACAAAATTCAACTAACCTATATAAAATTCAGAGCTTTTGGCAAAGGTGTATCAGTATCATACCTCTACAGGAAAATGAATCGTTGAGACACAAACATTATGCATGCTTGGCATGCAGGAGAAACAAGCTAGAATGTCCTTGAGAATTTTCTAATCTCATACATGATTGATGATATGGAAACCAGATCCTTATTCAGTGCAGTGCCACCAGCAATCCGCTTTAGAGAGTCCGAAAGCCTTGTATAGTAAAGCAGCAGTTGCGTTAGGGCCGCTCTTAATATGTCCATACCGCAAAGGAAATTGCTGAAAGAAGTAATCACATCGTTGTGCATCAGCTCTATCGCCCCCTTCCAACGACTTGCAAAGTCCTTCACGATAGGCTCCACCTCAGCTGCTGTTATAGGCCGTTCAGATCCAGAACTTGGATCCTCGGCTGACAAAGAATTGTGCATGATGAGCTCAGTTCTGAAACACAAACGCAAAACGCAacaccatattttaaaatacttacATCCTCTCGTCTTTACAAACTTGATAAGATCACTGAAGTGCTCCAGCAGTAACTCTTCCTGTAAGGAAGATAAAAGGACAAACAATCTAAGTACCAAAGACCTCAACAGTTTGCAAGAATACATTTATTTTGACTAGTGCAAAAAGATTGACACATGTAACAAATGCTTAAGATTTGTGTTGTCCTAGCGTACTCCCAAGTAACCATAAAACAGTAAAAACACAAAAAGGCAAGTGCATGCATCCATGTGTAAATAGTACTTTGCGGATCAATGTGG from Ipomoea triloba cultivar NCNSP0323 chromosome 7, ASM357664v1 encodes:
- the LOC116024873 gene encoding glycine-rich RNA-binding protein 4, mitochondrial, whose protein sequence is MAKRALQLFVSRLSFYTTNDELRRLFLPFGDIKEARLVIDHRTQRPKGFGFVTFESETDAQNALKALNGKIINGRLICVEVAKTTRPGES
- the LOC116024402 gene encoding uncharacterized protein LOC116024402, giving the protein MAAHDLVCGGVRRRIGDGRSTLIWGHPWLPDNPTPMVQTPMPIHLNGTCVSSLIDTGTNSWNIPLLNDIFTVEDALRISRIPISPGYEDSWYWQGDPKGCYTVKCGYKAALGEYSASEDHIRVIVAALYHLWKARNTAVWDAYLLRPAKVLSTAVVALHAWKEVHDKHQPTAGNTLPPPADQTQTMVPKCYFDAGFCSATHKASFGAVLISPAGSSSQHVQVHYRAA